Within the Mastacembelus armatus chromosome 10, fMasArm1.2, whole genome shotgun sequence genome, the region AATTACTCATTTCGGTTCCCCTACCAAGAACTTTGCCTGTCAGTACATTTTGAAGATTTGAAACCTATGTTGCTTTTAAATCCATGTTGTGCAAGTTCTGTCTTGGTTAGCGTTAGGGGATGGAGGGTTAGGGTAGAGTTAGcgttggggttagggttagagttaaTGAGCAATCATTTGTGTCTGTCAGTTTATATTGCAGTTGTCAATCCCTTTTAATCACCGTTATTACaaaggctgcagcagctgttattTTCTTATCGGTCATGTGATGCAACAATAATGATATAATTCTGTTATAATTTACCAGAGTCAAAGGTTATGacttcaatttttaaaaaaattttacTAAGAGTCTAAATGCAAAGGTATTCAGTTGATTGATATAACACATAAAAGCAGCAAGTCGTTGTTTTGTAGAAACTGCAAccagaaaatattttgtttgcttGATTAAATGCATGACACAATTAATCATCTACATGTTTCAATCCTAGCTTACTAACTCAGTTAATTGGGTTATTCTGGTGTCTCGTTGTttgcataatttaaaaatgcacactTCAAAATCACTTATTTTCAGCAAAAGCCTATGTTTTTCCTCTAGGAATATTCCATCCTTATAATTTCCACACAGTTATGAATGTTTGTTCTTTATTGTCTGTAAAGTAGAACAGCTTTGACAAAAGAAGAATGTAAGGCACTGCCCACCAAAACAGTTCATttgtctgagaaaataaaaacattaccaaaaatatattacactctcaaaaataaatactttattattTAATCCTTATTAACTCCTATGGCCCAGCCTTAGTGGTCAATAatttctgattattattttctgaAACATTATGATTCATAAAAAATAAGGACCATTTATTTCTAAGTACTCTATTTCCCTCAGTGAGTGCATTTGTTAAGTGTTACATAGGGTGACATAACTGTAACAAGTCATTAAATGCAACATGACATAAAATATCCCTATTAATGTCATTAGATTCCGATATCACAGTTCTTTCTATAAAGCTTATAAAAATTCTTTAGAGAATATATTCTACATGTAGTTATTTCATGATAAACCACAAACATTCACTTTCCACCATAACATTTTAAGTTAGAAATATAAagttaatatatttatataaaatctaAGAAAGAGTGTAACATTCATATCCTGATAATGCCACTAATTTGTATGTTACCTAACTATAGAATCTACTTCctaaagaaatgaaatgaagcagATGTAGGTATGTTACTTTGAAATGGTTATTACAATCTTCAGTTtagtttctgtcatttttcccAGAcagctttttctttgtctcacacACTATGactgcatcaaaacaaacattagtGTTTTGCCAGGATGCCAGGGCCATCAATTAGAGTGTGAGGATGGTGGGGGAGTGCAGGGAGTGATCCGACTGgtcaccactgctgctgctgcgacGATGAGCTATCCCACAGGGCTGTGCAGCTTGAGACTGCTGGACATTTCCTTGATGTGATGTTGCATGAGATGTGGAGGTGGATGCGCTGTTGTCTGAAGAGGCAGAAGGATATGTGAAAACCATACCCCCTGTGAAGGGCGTGAGAGAGGGAGTAGATATGAGAACTGGGGTGTGAAGTGACTCAGACTCAGTGGTAATAATAGAGGTTGTGGACGTCACAGGCTTGGTTGGGATAGTTATCTTTGGTTTGGGTTTCTCCATCTTTGGTGGCACTTTGCTTGAGGGTCCAGGTCTGCTGGAATCCTCTGGCTCCATTTTGATGCCTCCCAAAGTGGAACTTGATGGATGTGAGTCGGAATCTGAATCAGAGTCTTCTATTTTACAAATGGGACGGTGAGCTTCCAGGACCAGCTCcagcttctctttctctttttgcaaCTCAGCTATTTCTTTCTGTAAGTGGGATTTTTCATTCTCCAGTTGGTCAGTTTCCTACATCAGG harbors:
- the fosl1a gene encoding fos-related antigen 1a; this translates as MYRNFANQGRGNSPYPGSSGTNSGSLGSTSTSTTQQEQKYTNAGSSQFVPSLNAITSNQDLQWLVQPSLMHPPGPSRSPVPPYPSLPGPRTLGPPPLQSHLQRPGVIRAAAHTTPTRRRNDEQLSQDELERRRIRRERNKLAAAKCRNRRRELTDSLQTETDQLENEKSHLQKEIAELQKEKEKLELVLEAHRPICKIEDSDSDSDSHPSSSTLGGIKMEPEDSSRPGPSSKVPPKMEKPKPKITIPTKPVTSTTSIITTESESLHTPVLISTPSLTPFTGGMVFTYPSASSDNSASTSTSHATSHQGNVQQSQAAQPCGIAHRRSSSSGDQSDHSLHSPTILTL